In Corylus avellana chromosome ca2, CavTom2PMs-1.0, the following proteins share a genomic window:
- the LOC132169569 gene encoding uncharacterized protein LOC132169569 — protein sequence MGFHNRALLSKLGWQIHSNQDLLWVRALKAKYLGNYNFLDAPIKNGSSWLWKGILKNRLIIEKGACWAVSRGLDLNIWSSPWIPSLPGFKPTPNPSSSPLPNLNVSDLIDRNNNSWNSSLIHELFEPLSASQILNIHLPISIRNDKLIWAPSPTAKFSVKSAHELLIHSQNSRIPPLDNDDWNLLWSLKLQHRHKHFLWKLCWNALYVRENIGSFVSHSDPEVWDCPLCHGNVESQHHLFLDCPFAKIIWRNQKWPLDTTAFSNISIPSWIRILLRPHSMLGIPFEEVFEFQLTAVIFLDQIWFARNQLIHKNITPVISNTLKSISNVIRTHLQAWKASSFGQSIWHPPPTGSMKINFDVATNAYFSVTAAVLSNSSGDIISAFTKKLISTDVNKGESMAALTGIDLAILQGCNNLLIEGDSLVSILAINNQNLFTEWTIAPIIADIQLKLQHFQVWNATKVSRSANFRAYHLAKWAATNLVFGSIPNSSSILSSIRINSGKDPPL from the coding sequence ATGGGGTTCCATAACAGAGCCCTTCTCTCCAAGTTGGGATGGCAAATCCACTCCAATCAAGATCTTTTGTGGGTTCGGGCTCTAAAAGCTAAATATTTGGGCAATTACAATTTTTTGGATGCTCCTATTAAGAATGGGTCCTCTTGGCTTTGGAAAGGTATTCTCAAGAATAGGCTTATTATTGAGAAAGGGGCATGCTGGGCAGTTTCTAGAGGCTTGGATCTCAACATTTGGTCTTCCCCATGGATCCCTTCCTTACCTGGCTTTAAACCTACCCCAAATCCTTCTTCTTCCCCTCTCCCTAACCTTAATGTTTCTGACCTTATAGATAGGAATAACAATTCTTGGAATTCCTCTCTAATCCATGAACTTTTTGAACCATTATCAGCCTCCCAAATTCTCAACATCCATCTTCCTATTTCCATTAGAAATGACAAGTTAATTTGGGCCCCTTCCCCCACAGCTAAGTTCTCTGTCAAATCAGCCCATGAATTGCTTATTCATTCACAAAATTCCAGAATTCCTCCCCTAGACAATGATGATTGGAACCTTCTTTGGAGCCTAAAACTTCAACATAGACACAAACACTTTCTTTGGAAACTGTGCTGGAATGCCCTTTATGTTAGAGAAAACATTGGGAGTTTTGTCTCTCATTCAGATCCGGAGGTGTGGGATTGCCCTCTTTGCCATGGTAATGTGGAATCTCAGCACCATCTTTTCTTGGATTGTCCCTTTGCCAAGATTATTTGGAGAAACCAAAAATGGCCCTTGGATACTACTGCCTTCAGCAATATTTCTATTCCCTCTTGGATTAGAATTTTGCTTAGGCCACACTCTATGCTTGGCATCCCCTTTGAGGAAGTTTTTGAATTCCAATTGACTGCAGTGATTTTTCTAGACCAGATTTGGTTTGCCCGTAACCAATTGATTCACAAAAATATCACTCCAGTAATCTCCAACACTTTGAAGTCCATCTCAAATGTCATCCGGACACATCTTCAAGCTTGGAAAGCATCTTCATTTGGTCAATCCATTTGGCATCCTCCTCCTACAGGTTCTATGAAAATTAACTTTGATGTTGCTACTAATGCTTATTTTTCAGTAACTGCGGCTGTCCTAAGCAACTCTTCGGGTGACATCATCTCAGCATTtactaaaaaattgatttccACTGACGTGAACAAGGGAGAATCCATGGCAGCTCTTACCGGGATTGATCTTGCTATCTTACAAGGCTGCAACAATTTGTTGATTGAGGGTGATTCTTTGGTCTCTATCTTAGCCATTAACAATCAGAATCTCTTCACCGAATGGACCATTGCTCCAATCATTGCCGACATTCAGTTGAAACTTCAGCATTTTCAAGTTTGGAATGCTACAAAAGTTTCTAGAAGTGCAAACTTTCGTGCGTACCACCTCGCCAAGTGGGCCGCTACCAACCTTGTGTTTGGTAGCATTCCCAATTCCTCTTCCATCTTATCTTCTATTAGAATTAATAGCGGGAAGGATCCCCCTTTGTAA